One genomic region from Lineus longissimus chromosome 6, tnLinLong1.2, whole genome shotgun sequence encodes:
- the LOC135489175 gene encoding cytochrome P450 3A4-like isoform X2, with protein MIFGFVIAIFVILFVKFVRERRRTLNVFKRLGIPGPPPNLFLGNILDILPGPSIAVARWQKQYGNTFGYFEGPVPVLVTSDLDIIKQVFIKDCSKFTGRKPFPVGPDPDDGQTVSVVIANGHRWKRLRSIMSPTFSTNKLKKTTPLVMNSVNTLMELLEEKQESGESFNIMELFQGLTMDVISSAAFGLDIDAQRNKESKFTSSARQVFAEQNFSNLPPVRKCVFLLAVSFPIVGKLMFDLFRFLNDKKFIELGGFWMAEQAKKVIKERKHQTIPEGTEKRIDLLQLMMDAESPDEMIDDSALTMTQDDADEGTKSKNGTAPEKRPTKAGVRVAKKISSQEMVSNVVVFMLAGYETTSTALSYAAHELASNPDVQRRLQEELDKELSGDLPEYQSLSQLQYLDMVFSEVLRLHPIAPSFVTRLCMEDTRVSEMDIPAGMCVQGNVYSIHNNPEIWGPTDTTLFDPERFSPERKANRNPAAFLAFGVGPRNCVGMRFALLESKLALARILQKYNIEKCPESAEVLVTTEQATVVPKNGVMVKLALRN; from the exons ATGATATTCGGATTTGTTATCGCGATTTTTGTGATTCTCTTTGTTAAATTCGTTAG GGAACGACGAAGAactctcaatgtgttcaaaagaCTTGGTATCCCTGGACCTCCGCCCAACCTCTTTCTAGGAAACATTTTGGATATTCTACCG GGGCCATCAATTGCTGTTGCCCGGTGGCAAAAACAATATGGAAACACATTTGG GTATTTCGAAGGCCCTGTACCAGTATTGGTCACATCTGATCTTGACATTATCAAGCAGGTTTTCATCAAAGATTGCAGCAAGTTCACAGGCAGAAAG CCTTTTCCAGTAGGACCCGACCCCGATGATGGACAGACTGTCAGTGTGGTGATTGCAAACGGCCATCGCTGGAAACGCTTGCGAAGCATCATGAGCCCAACATTCAGTACAAATAAACTAAAGAAG ACTACCCCACTTGTGATGAACAGTGTCAACACATTAATGGAGCTTCTCGAGGAGAAGCAGGAGTCAGGAGAGTCATTCAATATCATGGA ATTATTCCAGGGCCTAACCATGGATGTGATAAGCTCCGCTGCCTTCGGTCTGGACATTGATGCCCAAAGAAACAAAGAATCAAAATTCACATCATCAGCTCGCCAGGTGTTCGCTGAACAGAATTTCAGCAACCTTCCGCCAGTCAGAAAGTGTGTTTTCCTTCTTGCCG TCTCCTTCCCCATTGTCGGCAAGCTGATGTTCGATCTCTTCCGATTCCTAAACGACAAGAAATTCATTGAATTAGGTGGATTCTGGATGGCCGAACAAGCAAAGAAAGTTATCAAGGAACGAAAACACCAAACG attccCGAAGGGACAGAGAAGAGGATTGACTTACTCCAGTTAATGATGGATGCGGAATCGCCCGATGAAATGATCGATGACAGTGCATTGACCATGACGCAAGACGACGCTGATGAAGGCACAAAGTCGAAGAATGGAACCGCTCCTGAAAAACGACCGACTAAGGCAGGGGTGAGAGTTGCAAAGAAAATATCGTCCCAG GAAATGGTTAGCAATGTGGTGGTGTTCATGCTGGCTGGGTACGAGACAACAAGTACAGCTCTCAGCTACGCCGCACACGAGTTGGCCTCCAACCCTGATGTACAGCGGCGACTTCAGGAGGAGCTGGACAAGGAACTGTCAGGG GATCTCCCCGAATATCAGAGTCTGTCACAACTACAGTACCTGGACATGGTCTTCAGCGAAGTCCTTAGATTGCATCCCATCGCTCCATC ATTTGTTACACGATTATGCATGGAAGACACAAGAGTTAGCGAGATGGATATACCAGCTGGCATGTGTGTGCAGGGGAATGTTTACTCCATACACAACAATCCAGAGATCTGGGGGCCAACGGACACAACATTATTCGATCCAGAAAG ATTCTCGCCTGAAAGAAAGGCCAATCGTAATCCAGCAGCCTTCCTCGCCTTTGGGGTGGGCCCCCGGAACTGCGTTGGTATGCGATTTGCGTTACTGGAAAGCAAGCTTGCCCTGGCCAGAATCTTACAGAAATACAATATCGAGAAATGTCCAGAGTCAGCGGAGGTACTAGTGACTACGGAACAGGCCACGGTTGTACCAAAAAATGGTGTAATGGTGAAATTGGCATTAAGGAATTGA
- the LOC135489175 gene encoding cytochrome P450 3A4-like isoform X1, whose product MIFGFVIAIFVILFVKFVRERRRTLNVFKRLGIPGPPPNLFLGNILDILPGPSIAVARWQKQYGNTFGYFEGPVPVLVTSDLDIIKQVFIKDCSKFTGRKPFPIMPDPADDKMVSVILANGHRWKRIRSILSPTFSTNKLKQTTPLVMNSVNTLMELLEEKQESGESFNIMELFQGLTMDVISSAAFGLDIDAQRNKESKFTSSARQVFAEQNFSNLPPVRKCVFLLAVSFPIVGKLMFDLFRFLNDKKFIELGGFWMAEQAKKVIKERKHQTIPEGTEKRIDLLQLMMDAESPDEMIDDSALTMTQDDADEGTKSKNGTAPEKRPTKAGVRVAKKISSQEMVSNVVVFMLAGYETTSTALSYAAHELASNPDVQRRLQEELDKELSGDLPEYQSLSQLQYLDMVFSEVLRLHPIAPSFVTRLCMEDTRVSEMDIPAGMCVQGNVYSIHNNPEIWGPTDTTLFDPERFSPERKANRNPAAFLAFGVGPRNCVGMRFALLESKLALARILQKYNIEKCPESAEVLVTTEQATVVPKNGVMVKLALRN is encoded by the exons ATGATATTCGGATTTGTTATCGCGATTTTTGTGATTCTCTTTGTTAAATTCGTTAG GGAACGACGAAGAactctcaatgtgttcaaaagaCTTGGTATCCCTGGACCTCCGCCCAACCTCTTTCTAGGAAACATTTTGGATATTCTACCG GGGCCATCAATTGCTGTTGCCCGGTGGCAAAAACAATATGGAAACACATTTGG GTATTTCGAAGGCCCTGTACCAGTATTGGTCACATCTGATCTTGACATTATCAAGCAGGTTTTCATCAAAGATTGCAGCAAGTTCACAGGCAGAAAG CCATTTCCGATCATGCCTGATCCTGCTGATGACAAGATGGTCAGCGTCATCCTCGCCAATGGGCATCGCTGGAAACGGATCAGAAGTATTCTGAGTCCTACTTTCAGCACTAACAAATTGAAACAG ACTACCCCACTTGTGATGAACAGTGTCAACACATTAATGGAGCTTCTCGAGGAGAAGCAGGAGTCAGGAGAGTCATTCAATATCATGGA ATTATTCCAGGGCCTAACCATGGATGTGATAAGCTCCGCTGCCTTCGGTCTGGACATTGATGCCCAAAGAAACAAAGAATCAAAATTCACATCATCAGCTCGCCAGGTGTTCGCTGAACAGAATTTCAGCAACCTTCCGCCAGTCAGAAAGTGTGTTTTCCTTCTTGCCG TCTCCTTCCCCATTGTCGGCAAGCTGATGTTCGATCTCTTCCGATTCCTAAACGACAAGAAATTCATTGAATTAGGTGGATTCTGGATGGCCGAACAAGCAAAGAAAGTTATCAAGGAACGAAAACACCAAACG attccCGAAGGGACAGAGAAGAGGATTGACTTACTCCAGTTAATGATGGATGCGGAATCGCCCGATGAAATGATCGATGACAGTGCATTGACCATGACGCAAGACGACGCTGATGAAGGCACAAAGTCGAAGAATGGAACCGCTCCTGAAAAACGACCGACTAAGGCAGGGGTGAGAGTTGCAAAGAAAATATCGTCCCAG GAAATGGTTAGCAATGTGGTGGTGTTCATGCTGGCTGGGTACGAGACAACAAGTACAGCTCTCAGCTACGCCGCACACGAGTTGGCCTCCAACCCTGATGTACAGCGGCGACTTCAGGAGGAGCTGGACAAGGAACTGTCAGGG GATCTCCCCGAATATCAGAGTCTGTCACAACTACAGTACCTGGACATGGTCTTCAGCGAAGTCCTTAGATTGCATCCCATCGCTCCATC ATTTGTTACACGATTATGCATGGAAGACACAAGAGTTAGCGAGATGGATATACCAGCTGGCATGTGTGTGCAGGGGAATGTTTACTCCATACACAACAATCCAGAGATCTGGGGGCCAACGGACACAACATTATTCGATCCAGAAAG ATTCTCGCCTGAAAGAAAGGCCAATCGTAATCCAGCAGCCTTCCTCGCCTTTGGGGTGGGCCCCCGGAACTGCGTTGGTATGCGATTTGCGTTACTGGAAAGCAAGCTTGCCCTGGCCAGAATCTTACAGAAATACAATATCGAGAAATGTCCAGAGTCAGCGGAGGTACTAGTGACTACGGAACAGGCCACGGTTGTACCAAAAAATGGTGTAATGGTGAAATTGGCATTAAGGAATTGA
- the LOC135488898 gene encoding mitogen-activated protein kinase kinase kinase A-like, with protein MAQPNANIDIEKYEKVKDLGKGQFGEVLLYQLKQGVDNGISHMAVKQAVCPDATITASICREVDILCQLTHPNIVQYLGHHVNGSFIQIMLQYMSGGSVDYLLDKTAAPFSEERTKRYTRDVMEGLRYLHGLKIIHRDIKGGNILLDGVDSAKLADFGLSKIMETSKSAHTYAGTPLFMSPEMILTSLEDSGHGLKTDIWSTGCVVVQMLSSDPPWKAKCLAGISRFILMRDIAQCERPDYTLPDGVSQIARDFLNHCFVKEPKDRPSADDLLRHAFLA; from the exons ATGGCTCAGCCAAACG CGAATATAGACATCGAGAAGTATGAAAAAGTAAAGGATCTTGGAAAGGGGCAGTTTGGAGAAGTCCTTCTTTATCAACTGAAGCAAGGGGTCGATAACGGGATCAGCCATATGGCGGTAAAACAGGCGGTGTGTCCAGATGCAACG ATCACAGCTAGTATCTGCAGGGAAGTGGATATCCTGTGCCAACTGACGCATCCTAATATTGTTCAGTATCTGGGTCACCATGTCAATGGCTCATTCATCCAAATCATGTTGCAATACATGTCTGGG GGGTCCGTAGACTATCTTCTGGACAAAACAGCCGCACCATTTTCAGAGGAAAGGACAAAGCGTTATACAAGAGACGTCATGGAAGGACTCCGCTATCTCCATGGATTGAAGATAATCCACCGAGATATCAAAG GTGGCAACATTCTGTTAGATGGCGTAGACAGTGCAAAGTTGGCTGATTTCGGTCTCTCTAAGATAATGGAAACTAGCAAATCAGCTCATACTTATGCTGGAACCCCCCTTTTTATGTCGCCCGAAATGATTTTAACCAGTTTGGAAGACTCTGGACATGGGTTAAAAACAGATATATG GAGCACTGGCTGTGTTGTTGTCCAGATGCTATCTTCAGATCCACCATGGAAGGCTAAATGTTTGGCTGGCATATCAAGGTTCATTCTGATGAGGGACATTGCACAGTGCGAGCGTCCCGATTATACCCTGCCAGACGGTGTCTCCCAGATAGCCAGAGATTTCCTCAACCATTGTTTTGTCAAAGAACCAAAGGATCGCCCATCAGCTGATGACCTCTTACGCCATGCGTTTCTTGCCTAA